The genomic region CGCCACCATGCCGAAGACCCGCCCCACGCCGTCGCCGAAGAACCGCGACGCCGTCACCGTGGCCAGGCCCTTCACGGCGGTGTCGCGGTACTGCCTCACCTCCGCGGGGACGTTGTCGGAATCGACGCCGTTGTGGACCTCGTAGTGCTCGTAGTCTGGAGCGGCCGGATCGCTGGGCTGCATCACCGCAGCTGTGGGCCCCGCCCCGGAGCCGTTGCCCCCTGCCCCTTGGCCGGTCGCGGGCACGGTTACCGTGTCGGGCGAGCGCGTCGCGTGCACGGGCGAGTGGATGGCGTTGAGGGCCACCGCGAACACCAGGTTCAGCACGATGACCTCGACCAGCACCGGCCAGATGGTCCGCTTGGCGGTGCGGTCCACCGGCTGCTTCATCATGCCGGTGATGTTGGCCACCGCCTCCACGCCCGAGAGCGCCAGCACGATCCGCACCAGCGCCTCCCAGCGCTCGCCCGCGGAGCTCACCCCCGGTACCGTCGCCACGGAGTTCTGCAGCCCCTCGCGCAGGTAGGGCACGCACAGGAGGCCGATGATCGCCGAGGCCCCCACCGACACCACCGCAATGATGATGGCCAGGCGTCCCGCGCTGCGGGCCCCCAGCCAGTTCACCGCCCCCAGCAGCGCAATCGTGCCGATCACCGCCGGCACCACGTAGTCCTCGTGCACGCCCAGGTAGTGGAAGCCGTCCACCGCCGAGAGCGTGACCGTCACCATGAAGTTGCACAGCAGCAGCGTGCCGCCCACGACGCTCAGGGTGTGGTTGATGGGCCGGGCCGCGGTGTACACGCCCCCGCCGTCGGGGAAGGCCCGGCACACGATGGTGTACGCCCAGGCAACCGCGGCCATGATCACCGACATCAGGGCGAGGTAGAGGAGCGAGGCGTGCCCGCTGTAGTAGAAGGCCAGGCCCAGCACGTACAGGCGGCTGGTCCCCCAATCCCCGAACAGGAGGGCGCCGGCATGACGCCAGGAGAGGGTGCGGGGTCGGCTCTCGGCCGTGAGCATGGCGGGGACTGTAGAGGAAGTGGGAAAGTGACGGAGTGACGCAGTGACGGAGGCGCAATCTGTTCGGTTGCGGTACGGAGAAGGCCGGTGCCGGAATGACAAAACCCGCGTTCCTGGCCCGCAAACGCGGGTTCGGGGCGGCAGCAGTCCATTCTCCGCCGGCGGAGACTCAATCTCCGCCGTCAGCGACCGGTCCGCTGCGCTCAGTGGACGGCCCGCTGCCGTCAGGGACTGAACCTCCGCCCCTCCGAGATTGGTTCTCGGAAGGCAGGAACCCGGCCGCCGCCCCCCGCCGCCCGTTTACTGGCCTCTGGTAACGGCCCGCTGCCCTGCGGGAGCCCGAGCTTGGAACGCGAAGGTCGCGAGGGGGGAGCGAAGACGCCAAGAGGGAAGCGGAAAGAGGGGGGGCGGCAGTCCCGCTGGAACAGTCCGATCCATTCCACCTTCGCGCCTTCGCTCCTCTTCGCGACCTTCGCGTTCAAAGGCCCCGTGCCTTCCTCTGTGCCCCTCTGTGCGCCTCTGTGTCTCTGTGGTGAACACTTCATTCCGCGTGGTGAACACGCCGGCGCGTCGTAGACTGAAACCATGCCAAGAGTGACCCGCGCCGCCCTGATCCAGGCCAGCAACCCGGTTTCCGACACTGCCGACCTCCAGAAGATCAAGGAGGCGATGATCGAGAAGCACCTTGGGCTCATCGCCCAGGCCGCGGATAAAGGCGCGCAGGTGTGCTGCCTGCAGGAGATTTTCTACGGGCCCTACTTCTGCGCCGAGCAGCACGTGAAGTGGTACCAGACGGCCGAGCGCATCCCCGACGGGCCCACCATCAGGCTCATGCAGGAGCGGGCCAGGAAGCACGGGATGGTCCTCATCGTGCCCATCTATGAGGAGGACAGCAGGGTCAGCGGGACCTACTACAACACCGCCGCGGTGCTCTCGCACACCGGCGAGTACCTGGGCCGCTACCGCAAGCACCACATCCCCCACTGCCACCCCGGGTTCTGGGAGAAGTTCTACTTCACCCCCGGCAACGGCGGCTACCCGGTCTTCGAAACCCCCTTCGGCAAGCTCGGCGTGTACATCTGCTACGACCGCCACTTCCCCGAGGGCGCTCGCGAACTGGGACTGAATGGCGCCGA from Phycisphaerales bacterium harbors:
- a CDS encoding amino acid permease, which translates into the protein MLTAESRPRTLSWRHAGALLFGDWGTSRLYVLGLAFYYSGHASLLYLALMSVIMAAVAWAYTIVCRAFPDGGGVYTAARPINHTLSVVGGTLLLCNFMVTVTLSAVDGFHYLGVHEDYVVPAVIGTIALLGAVNWLGARSAGRLAIIIAVVSVGASAIIGLLCVPYLREGLQNSVATVPGVSSAGERWEALVRIVLALSGVEAVANITGMMKQPVDRTAKRTIWPVLVEVIVLNLVFAVALNAIHSPVHATRSPDTVTVPATGQGAGGNGSGAGPTAAVMQPSDPAAPDYEHYEVHNGVDSDNVPAEVRQYRDTAVKGLATVTASRFFGDGVGRVFGMVAGVVFALLLLSAANTAIMAMVSVIYALARDRELPPSLAKLNYSGVPWQGLIIACILPSGLVLLTSDVKTLSELYAIGVVGAIAVNLLSCAYNRAIEVKRWERWGLWALGGLMAAIEITIVIAKPKATLFAGISLVVVLGARFLLRQFRHAPPVVHVPQEGWLAQLRQAPPKVPTGGPRIMVAVRGHENVHYAVERARKRGAVLFAIYVRVLRVLDVRPGQIPQIEDDPQAQAALGLAAMLCRQNNVPFFPIYITATDIAAEILDYTVTFGCDELIMGKSRRGFFSRTLEGDVVAQIARQLPDGVRLETRAGGTAPVVATERQPTAERKDDDTDDQPPPS
- a CDS encoding nitrilase-related carbon-nitrogen hydrolase, with product MPRVTRAALIQASNPVSDTADLQKIKEAMIEKHLGLIAQAADKGAQVCCLQEIFYGPYFCAEQHVKWYQTAERIPDGPTIRLMQERARKHGMVLIVPIYEEDSRVSGTYYNTAAVLSHTGEYLGRYRKHHIPHCHPGFWEKFYFTPGNGGYPVFETPFGKLGVYICYDRHFPEGARELGLNGAEIVFNPSATVAGLSEYLWKLEQPAHAVANQYYVGAINRVGTEAPWNIGEFYGQSYFCNPRGQIIAQASRDKDEVVVADLDLDMIQEVRNVWQFYRDRRPESYTQIAGPR